In the genome of Methylotenera mobilis JLW8, the window CGGCATCATGCTGGGCATTTTATACCAGACGCTGAACCAGACCTTTGTCCATCTAGGCCTTTTAAACGACTGGGCGCCAGCATTTAGCGCCATTACGCCAACCGCGCTGTTCCTGCTGGGCGGGCTGGCAATGCTACATCATATCGATAAAAGGTAGACAGCAGCATCCACGATGCCGCCACGATAAAGTGGATGATGAGCAGGTGTTGAATGGGTATTAAATTGGTAGAGAAGCGGCTAAATCACGATAATTTTAGACTTGAGCAATCTATCGTGCAAAAACAATCTATCTTTATCCACCAGCGCCCATACAAAGCCCAAGCCGAATAACACCAAACTTAAGCTAGCTAATAGATAACGCACAAAGGCGCTAAATTTAGGCAAAGGCACATTATTTTCTGTCACCACTCTAAAGTGCCAGGCCTGCATCGCGAGCGTCTGTCCGCTACTCATCCAGCACCGAATATAGTACGCACCTAACAGCCCCCATAGCAGTAGCTGTTGTAGCAAGCGCTTAATACCGTGGGTAGCATCGCCAAATACCGCATAGAACAGCCCTGCAAATACAAGGCTGAGCGCGATGATAGCAAGTAGCTCATAAAGCAAACAGGCACTTAGCTTGAGTAAGCTAGGCGCCTGCGATGTAGGGACGGCTGAGTTTTCAGGATGCATGCGGGACTTCGGTGTAATTTCGTTCAGTGTTAGTACTTGGATTTAATTCAAATCTGCATCTGTATAGGCGTCAGGTGATTCTGCGCGTAGCTTTGCCCGCTCGGACTCAGGGAGTTTTTGATATTCCTGCCACTTTTTGCGCAGTTCGCTCTTTTTATCAGCGGACAAGGCATTAAATTGCTGATGCCTCTTCCTTGCATTTTCACGCTCATAAGGGGTCATGCGACTCCAATTGGTCAGGCGCTCCTTCACCAAGGCCTGTTTATCGGCATTCATCTTGGGGTAGTCTCTGGCAATATCCAGCATTTTCTCACGCTGCCATGGGCGCAATGTATCCCATTCAGATGCCAAGGGATTTAACACTTTACGTTGTGTATCATTCAGCTCAGACCAAGAAACATCAGCAGCATTGGCCACTGAAGCTCCCGCTGAAATCCCACAGATAAGCAACGTACATAAAAAAACTAGGCGCTTCAGCTTCAATTGGTATCCAACCATGCAGTAAATCCCTTGTCTGCGTACGCTTCAGGTGGCAAATCAGATGCCAGCAAGAACGCATCGCTACTTTCCATTTGATGACTAACACTAAATTGTTGCACGGCAAACACCGCAAACAACACCACACATACAATCAACAAAGTAGATAATATGCGATGCTGCTCAAAATAATGCCCCCAGCGCCCTCCACGCCATTGCAAGGCATGACCACTACGGTGCAGGCTATGGCCAGCTAATTGCGCTTCCTGACTCACCAACCTGCCTATGGCTAAACTACGTGCATCAGCCAAACGTGCAGCGTGAGCTTCCGTCACTCCCTGGGCATGGCTATCCAGCAACTCCACTATATTGCGTGCTATTTGATCCTCAACGCTGGCGTCTAACACCGTTGCTTGATCGATATATTTATTTTCACTCGCGCTCATTGCTCGCTCCTATTATTTCGAGCCATGGTTGGGGTTCGTTCCGTGATTGGACAATCCCAACTTATCTAGCCCTTGTTTGCGCAACTCTGTAGCTAATGCATGCACCGCTCGCGAGCAATGCGTCTTCACGCTGCCATCGGAGCATCCCATGATCTCTGCTGTTTCTGCGACATCCATCTCCTCCCAATAACGCAACACAAAGGCTTCGCGTTGACGTGCCGGCAACTTTTCTAAAGCACGTTCAATAAGCTGTATGGTTTGGCTACGAGCAATTTGTGCCGACGGCTCTTCGCTATCATCCCCCACATCAATGGTGTCGAGTGGGTCGCGGTCTTCATTATCCTCGCCACTGCCGCCAAAGGCGGATAACAGCGTGGTCCACAAGTTACGCACCTTTTGCCTGCGCCAGTAATCGCGCATCGTATTTTGCAAAATGCGTTGAAACAGCATAGGAAACTCAGAAGCAGGCTGCGCTCCGTACTTATCAGCCAACTTCATCATGGCATCTTGCACGATATCTAGTGCAGCATGGTCATCACGGACAGCATAAGCCGTCTGCTTAAATGCACGCCGCTCAATCGCTGCGAGAAAGTCAGAGAGTTCCTTGGGTGTTGCCATGTTTAGATATTTAACGCCATATTCAGGTTGGTATTTTATACTGTTAACCAAATCATGTGCGTAAGCGCACCTCATATTCAGGCTCACAGTATATCAGGTTTGCCTTTTCCGCCAGCCCAGCCAGTAGCGAACTAGGCGGCTCATCAGCGGCAAAAGTCGCACTGATTAAAAAACCGACACGAACGGCGGTTTTAGTTACAATCTAAACTTAACCATTTAACACTTGAGTTACATTCATTATGTGGAAACTAATTTTTTGGGCTATCGTGATTGGACTAGTTATCCAAGTAATTAAACGCAACCTAAACGCCAAAGCATACCGAACGCCAGAGCGCGACAAGCGAGAAGAGGCTAATATAGAGAGCATGGTGGAGTGCGAGCAATGCCATGTGCATTTACCTAGGTCTGAAGCGTTTTTAGTCGAAGGTAAGTTTTACTGCTCCAAGGCACACATTAAATCCGACGTATAAGCATGCCATTAACAATTAACCAAGATAACTATCACAAAACACTTACACTCAACATACGCCCATGATGGACCTCATGCTTCGTCAACACCTAACCTCACAAAGTGATCTGTCACTACAGGCGCGTACTATTCGCATTATTAATGTTTTCCGACTAATTCTCAGCCTGATTTTTGTATTACTCTCGCTATATCTTGGGCAAAAAAACTGGGGCGAAATGCAAGATGCCTCATTGTTCTTTAGCTTATCCCTAGCCTACT includes:
- a CDS encoding RDD family protein, translated to MHPENSAVPTSQAPSLLKLSACLLYELLAIIALSLVFAGLFYAVFGDATHGIKRLLQQLLLWGLLGAYYIRCWMSSGQTLAMQAWHFRVVTENNVPLPKFSAFVRYLLASLSLVLFGLGFVWALVDKDRLFLHDRLLKSKIIVI
- a CDS encoding DUF3106 domain-containing protein, which gives rise to MVGYQLKLKRLVFLCTLLICGISAGASVANAADVSWSELNDTQRKVLNPLASEWDTLRPWQREKMLDIARDYPKMNADKQALVKERLTNWSRMTPYERENARKRHQQFNALSADKKSELRKKWQEYQKLPESERAKLRAESPDAYTDADLN
- a CDS encoding DUF3619 family protein, whose amino-acid sequence is MSASENKYIDQATVLDASVEDQIARNIVELLDSHAQGVTEAHAARLADARSLAIGRLVSQEAQLAGHSLHRSGHALQWRGGRWGHYFEQHRILSTLLIVCVVLFAVFAVQQFSVSHQMESSDAFLLASDLPPEAYADKGFTAWLDTN
- a CDS encoding RNA polymerase sigma factor, translating into MATPKELSDFLAAIERRAFKQTAYAVRDDHAALDIVQDAMMKLADKYGAQPASEFPMLFQRILQNTMRDYWRRQKVRNLWTTLLSAFGGSGEDNEDRDPLDTIDVGDDSEEPSAQIARSQTIQLIERALEKLPARQREAFVLRYWEEMDVAETAEIMGCSDGSVKTHCSRAVHALATELRKQGLDKLGLSNHGTNPNHGSK
- a CDS encoding PP0621 family protein yields the protein MWKLIFWAIVIGLVIQVIKRNLNAKAYRTPERDKREEANIESMVECEQCHVHLPRSEAFLVEGKFYCSKAHIKSDV